A stretch of DNA from Deltaproteobacteria bacterium:
GCACCCGGATGCGATCCTCCGGTATTTACACCACCGACGAACATGTATGCCATGACCAAGGCAGTGGCCGACCACGGGGATTACTGACCAGCATTCACAAGCCATCTATTCCTTGTAGTTCAAGGCAGAGCCCTTGTCCGCGGGGTTTGCCATTTTGGAGTAGATCGAGAGGAATCCTGGTTCCGTTTTTTTGGGAGTAGGTTTCCACGTCTTGATGCGTTCTTCGATCTCCTCCGGAGACAGTTCCACATTCAGCTTGCGGTTCGTTACATCTATTTCAATGATATCGCCCTCTTCAATAATTGCCAAAGGGCCGCCTGACGCCGCTTCGGGCGAAATGTGAGCGATCGCGCAGCCTTTATTGGTGCCGGACAGCCTGCCATCCGTGAGAAATGCTACCTTGTCCTGAAATCCTTTGGCGGAAAGCTGCCACAGAAAACGCTGCTGCAGACCCATTCCAGGAGCACCGATGGTTCCAACATTTCTCACGATTACCACGTCACCCGGCTGAATACGGTCATCATCCAGAGCTTCACAGGCATGGTCCTCAGTCTGAAAGATCCTGGCAGGACCTCTATGGTGCATCATTTCTTGCGGGACCGCAGAAATCTTGATCAAGGCACTCCCCGGTGCCAGGTTTCCACGCAGGAAGGCAAGCCCTCCCGTCGCAGCCAACGGGGCATTGATCGGGTGAATTATTTTTCGGTCCCCACAGTCAATTGGCGCAAGATTTTCAACTAACGCACGCCCGGTGACGGTCATTACCCCGCCGGCTATCAACGGTAATATTTCCTTCATTACCGCTGCGATGCCACCGGCTTCATCAAAATCTCCCAGGTGGTATTTGGCCGATCCGGACGGCGCGATGTCCGCAATAAAGGGTGTCTTTCTACTGATCTCGTCGAAGGTTTCCGGTTCAAGAGCAATATCCAATTCAGCGGCAATGGCCGTCAAATGTAATACGGCATTCGGAGATCCGCCTATGGCCATCAGAACCCCAATGGCATTCTTGAAGGCATCGGGAGTAAGGATATCTGAGGTCCTGATGTTTGCCTGGATCAGCTCGACGAGTTGCCTTCCTGCGTCGAATGCGGACCGGATCAGGCGCGAATCGGTACCGGGCAATGTGGCCGTGCCGGGAAGAGACATTCCCAAAGCCTCAACCATGGATGCCATGGTGTTGGCGGTCCCCATCACCGGGCAGGCGCCGCCACCGCGACAGCCCCTGTGGCGCATCTGACGGAACTCCTGACGGCTTATCCTCTTTTCCTTGTAGGCCTTGAAATACGTTGGCGCAACATCCAAGGGCTGCACCACCTCTCCCTTGTATTTGTTCAATGACATGTAGCCGCCCGTAACAAAGATTGAAGGCAGATTGAGACGTGCGGCGGCCATGAGATGGCCCGGGATCACGTCATCACAAACCGGAAGAAAGAGAAGCCCGTCAAAAAGATTCGTTTTTGTCACCGCCTCAATATATCCTGCTATCAAATCCCGGTGGGGAAGATGGTAATTGTCATTTCCCGCCATGCTCGTACAGAGGGCGCTGATGACGAATTCTCTCGGTGTTCCCCCTGCGGCCCAGATACCTGCCTTGGCGGAGGCTACCACTTTGTCCAGATTTGCGGCTGCGGGATTGATCTCCCCCCAACTGCTGACGACCCCTATCTGAGGTCTGCTGATGGCTTCATCGGCATAGCCGATACCAATCAGCATTTGCTCTCGTTCGACACGGGCGTAATCCGGCAGATGACTGTCCTTCTTTTTTATGTTCATGGGGTCTC
This window harbors:
- a CDS encoding dihydroxy-acid dehydratase; translated protein: MNIKKKDSHLPDYARVEREQMLIGIGYADEAISRPQIGVVSSWGEINPAAANLDKVVASAKAGIWAAGGTPREFVISALCTSMAGNDNYHLPHRDLIAGYIEAVTKTNLFDGLLFLPVCDDVIPGHLMAAARLNLPSIFVTGGYMSLNKYKGEVVQPLDVAPTYFKAYKEKRISRQEFRQMRHRGCRGGGACPVMGTANTMASMVEALGMSLPGTATLPGTDSRLIRSAFDAGRQLVELIQANIRTSDILTPDAFKNAIGVLMAIGGSPNAVLHLTAIAAELDIALEPETFDEISRKTPFIADIAPSGSAKYHLGDFDEAGGIAAVMKEILPLIAGGVMTVTGRALVENLAPIDCGDRKIIHPINAPLAATGGLAFLRGNLAPGSALIKISAVPQEMMHHRGPARIFQTEDHACEALDDDRIQPGDVVIVRNVGTIGAPGMGLQQRFLWQLSAKGFQDKVAFLTDGRLSGTNKGCAIAHISPEAASGGPLAIIEEGDIIEIDVTNRKLNVELSPEEIEERIKTWKPTPKKTEPGFLSIYSKMANPADKGSALNYKE